Proteins encoded within one genomic window of Nonomuraea gerenzanensis:
- a CDS encoding DUF262 domain-containing protein, translating to MRAPLNASATTAGSLLAGATFQIPAYQRDYAWDDAEVAEFWNDISHAVEQGPYFLGLIILTGEEKRKQVVDGQQRLLTLTLLAAALRHAAVSIGRKALADRIYSNLLRSMDYSTDEMVPRIILTDTKADEALQSIVDHDRVDSDLLSKGSSAEHLWSAYQYLRDRLRQEGGHEGFRQLGAWAEFINEQLYVAVFEHPDEAAAYSVFEVVNTRGRQLTTADLLKNFVLRETPATMREARYAQWHQTSGQFQQLGGQNFVQYIRHVINLSAGYVLPKDLYNYIARRGEFALAKEMSIDKLMEQLQTNLPLYLQMIDPTLDGPAEADALGIFAALNELRVSAVRPLLLAISGTDDAVLGMQQVLRLIVKRIIVGNLGASSVERKFAEAAHAVYQYGSWHPGIDILRDLDHPRRDFISVLGRRSYNRDVLTFIRRSIVCSSITPKPIGTLQYLRPRQSVPNWSEFSDDYIASLGSTVGNTILVNIDRRPRGANSWEGVRQHLLSQAVDGEITSPLQEYSSWTPDSVQEVSSILAEAAADVWC from the coding sequence GTGCGCGCACCGCTGAACGCCTCTGCCACAACCGCAGGTAGCCTACTTGCCGGTGCCACCTTTCAAATCCCTGCATATCAGCGTGACTATGCATGGGACGACGCCGAGGTCGCAGAATTCTGGAATGATATATCTCACGCCGTCGAACAAGGGCCATATTTTCTCGGGCTGATCATTCTTACTGGCGAAGAGAAGCGGAAGCAGGTCGTCGACGGCCAACAACGGCTGCTCACACTAACGCTTTTGGCGGCAGCGCTGCGACATGCTGCTGTATCAATTGGACGCAAAGCGCTCGCGGACAGGATCTACTCCAATCTGTTGAGGTCGATGGACTATTCGACAGATGAAATGGTTCCACGCATTATTCTTACCGATACTAAAGCAGACGAAGCCCTCCAATCCATCGTAGACCATGATCGCGTTGATAGTGATCTCCTATCGAAAGGGTCATCAGCAGAGCACCTCTGGAGCGCCTATCAATATTTGCGTGACAGGCTAAGGCAGGAAGGTGGCCATGAGGGTTTCCGTCAACTTGGCGCATGGGCTGAATTCATCAACGAGCAGCTCTATGTCGCGGTTTTTGAGCATCCTGATGAGGCTGCCGCTTACAGCGTGTTCGAAGTAGTCAATACTCGTGGCCGGCAGCTGACCACTGCGGACCTTCTGAAAAATTTTGTACTACGCGAAACACCCGCCACCATGCGTGAAGCTCGATACGCACAATGGCATCAGACTTCGGGGCAGTTTCAGCAGCTAGGCGGCCAAAACTTTGTGCAGTACATCCGGCATGTCATAAACTTGAGCGCTGGCTATGTCCTACCGAAGGATCTCTACAACTACATAGCCCGTAGAGGAGAGTTCGCCCTAGCCAAGGAGATGTCAATTGACAAGCTGATGGAGCAGCTTCAAACAAATCTTCCACTTTATCTGCAGATGATAGACCCAACACTGGACGGTCCGGCAGAAGCTGACGCCTTGGGCATATTTGCTGCACTGAACGAACTAAGAGTATCTGCAGTCCGGCCTCTACTCTTGGCCATCAGTGGCACCGACGACGCGGTTCTCGGGATGCAGCAAGTACTGCGCCTCATCGTTAAGAGAATAATCGTAGGAAATCTTGGGGCTAGCAGTGTCGAGAGGAAGTTTGCAGAGGCTGCACACGCAGTTTACCAATACGGTTCCTGGCATCCTGGCATCGATATCCTCCGGGATCTAGATCACCCTCGACGTGACTTCATATCCGTACTTGGGCGCCGCAGTTACAACCGAGACGTTCTAACCTTTATTAGAAGATCAATCGTTTGCAGCTCGATAACTCCGAAGCCGATCGGAACACTTCAATATCTGCGCCCGCGCCAGTCCGTCCCCAATTGGTCTGAATTCAGTGATGATTATATAGCATCCTTGGGCTCAACTGTCGGAAACACGATCCTAGTTAACATCGATAGACGTCCTCGCGGAGCTAATTCTTGGGAAGGCGTGCGACAGCACTTGCTAAGTCAAGCCGTCGATGGTGAGATAACCTCACCTCTGCAGGAGTACTCTTCGTGGACTCCGGACTCCGTGCAGGAAGTTAGCTCTATCCTTGCAGAGGCTGCAGCTGATGTCTGGTGCTGA
- a CDS encoding replication initiator, producing MISRLHDPDYNRWAHQIKRTGGCRQPIHLRGKVEHYDQTTGHLLHRYSTTTEPNGVLRVPCKTRRASRCPACAEVYRADTYQLVRAGLVGGKGVPETVTSHPCLFVTLTAPSFGVVHARREKNGKVLPCHARRDAEVCPHGRTMSCTDRHSADDPRLGEPLCPDCYDYDGSVLFNAISPELWRRFNLALRRRFARLNGLTVKALREHVSIAFAKVAEYQRRGVVHFHAVIRLDGPDGPDTPPPTWATADTLAQAVQHAAAAVTAEIKPLRRAFRWGTQLDTRQITMTGDLTDQAVAAYIAKYATKAAECVGTLDRRIQPLDNLNVLPVREHARRLIAACLRLGGQPALADLRLIHWAHMLGFRGHFSTKSRRYSTTLGALRAAREEHMRAEEISTGRLPLFEEDTVLVIAHWEYAGQGLSLGEQLLAAAITGVRLPQLVGDPQ from the coding sequence ATGATCTCCCGACTTCATGACCCCGACTACAACCGCTGGGCCCACCAGATCAAGCGGACCGGCGGCTGCCGACAGCCCATTCACCTACGCGGCAAGGTCGAGCACTACGACCAGACCACCGGCCACCTGCTGCACCGGTACAGCACCACCACCGAACCCAACGGCGTCCTTCGCGTGCCGTGCAAGACGCGCCGCGCCTCGCGCTGCCCGGCCTGCGCCGAGGTGTACCGCGCCGATACGTACCAACTCGTCCGCGCCGGCCTCGTCGGCGGCAAGGGCGTGCCCGAGACGGTCACCTCACACCCGTGTCTGTTCGTGACGCTCACCGCGCCGTCCTTCGGCGTCGTCCACGCGCGGCGGGAGAAGAACGGAAAGGTCCTGCCGTGCCATGCCCGCCGCGACGCCGAGGTCTGCCCGCACGGGCGGACGATGTCCTGCACCGACCGGCACAGTGCCGACGATCCGCGACTCGGTGAACCGCTGTGCCCCGACTGCTACGACTACGACGGCTCGGTCCTGTTCAACGCCATCAGCCCTGAGCTGTGGCGGCGCTTCAACCTCGCCCTCCGTCGCCGCTTCGCCAGGCTCAACGGCCTGACCGTCAAGGCGCTGCGCGAGCACGTCAGCATCGCGTTCGCCAAGGTCGCCGAGTACCAGCGCCGTGGCGTCGTCCACTTCCACGCCGTCATCCGCCTCGACGGCCCGGACGGACCCGACACGCCACCACCGACATGGGCCACGGCAGACACACTCGCCCAAGCCGTCCAGCACGCGGCTGCCGCAGTGACGGCAGAGATCAAGCCTCTGCGCCGTGCCTTCCGCTGGGGCACGCAGCTCGACACCCGCCAGATCACCATGACCGGGGACCTCACCGACCAAGCCGTAGCCGCCTACATCGCCAAGTACGCCACGAAGGCGGCGGAGTGCGTCGGCACCCTGGACCGGCGGATCCAACCCCTCGACAACCTGAACGTTCTTCCGGTGCGCGAGCACGCCCGCCGGCTGATCGCCGCCTGCCTGCGCCTCGGCGGCCAACCCGCCCTGGCCGACCTCCGGCTCATCCATTGGGCCCACATGCTCGGCTTCCGCGGCCACTTTTCCACCAAGAGCCGCCGCTACTCCACCACCCTCGGCGCGCTCCGCGCCGCCCGCGAAGAACACATGCGCGCCGAAGAGATCTCCACCGGGCGGCTCCCTCTGTTCGAGGAGGACACCGTCCTGGTCATCGCCCACTGGGAGTACGCCGGACAGGGCCTCTCCTTGGGCGAACAGCTCCTGGCCGCAGCCATAACCGGCGTCCGCCTGCCGCAGCTGGTCGGTGATCCTCAATGA
- a CDS encoding tyrosine-type recombinase/integrase has protein sequence MNTTYDVKFSQVQQRSNRGMPVYVARWRVAGKEKSKSFRTKGLANAFMSDLRQAAKAGEEFDVATGLPVSMLAPEATGPSFLEFAQAYVLRRWNMSAARTRETDAYALLSLIPALVADAPRRPSADHLREVLRVHALLPEKRRTDLTPTQASVLSWLERASLPLTALGEAHVLRAALAAISVTFAGEPAGANTVRRKRAVLHHLLEHAVEQKVFSSNPLDEIKWTVPKAVTAVDPRTVVNPAQAKQLLDAIPKVGRNRGPRLKALFACIYYAALRPEEAADLRQRNCTLPESGWGLIVLEKARPQGTKRWTNSGETHESRSLKHRADKETREIPIPPVLVAILREHIATFGTAEDGRIFATGTGGTYSSSAHSYVWQEARKLALTPAQIASSLAARPYDLRHAAVSLWLNAGVPAVEVAKRAGHSVDVLLRVYAKCMDGQQEQINSKINSALDE, from the coding sequence ATGAACACCACCTACGACGTGAAGTTCAGTCAGGTCCAGCAGCGCTCGAACCGCGGAATGCCCGTCTACGTCGCCCGCTGGAGGGTCGCGGGCAAGGAGAAGTCCAAGAGCTTCCGAACCAAGGGCCTGGCCAACGCCTTCATGTCCGACCTCCGGCAGGCGGCCAAGGCGGGGGAGGAGTTCGACGTAGCCACCGGCCTGCCGGTGTCGATGCTGGCGCCCGAGGCCACTGGACCGTCCTTCCTGGAGTTCGCACAGGCGTACGTCTTGCGCCGCTGGAACATGTCCGCGGCACGCACCCGAGAGACGGACGCGTACGCGCTCCTATCGCTGATCCCTGCCCTCGTAGCCGACGCACCGCGCCGCCCTTCAGCAGATCACCTGCGAGAGGTCCTCCGAGTTCATGCGTTGCTGCCGGAGAAGCGGCGTACGGACCTGACCCCGACACAGGCATCGGTTCTGAGCTGGTTGGAAAGGGCGTCGCTGCCACTGACGGCCCTGGGGGAGGCACATGTACTTCGCGCGGCGCTCGCCGCGATCTCAGTCACCTTCGCAGGCGAGCCGGCCGGAGCCAACACGGTCCGACGTAAGCGCGCCGTACTGCATCACCTGCTGGAGCACGCGGTGGAGCAGAAGGTCTTCAGCAGTAACCCGCTGGACGAGATCAAATGGACAGTGCCCAAGGCGGTGACGGCGGTCGACCCGCGCACCGTGGTCAACCCAGCTCAGGCCAAGCAACTCCTCGACGCCATCCCCAAGGTCGGACGCAACCGCGGCCCCCGGCTCAAGGCGCTGTTCGCCTGCATCTACTACGCCGCGCTTCGGCCGGAAGAAGCGGCCGATCTCAGGCAGAGGAACTGCACCCTGCCGGAATCGGGCTGGGGCCTGATCGTCCTGGAGAAGGCGCGGCCCCAAGGGACGAAGCGCTGGACCAATTCCGGTGAGACCCACGAGTCGCGCAGCCTGAAGCACCGCGCCGACAAGGAGACACGAGAGATCCCCATCCCGCCCGTCCTGGTCGCCATACTTCGCGAGCACATCGCCACGTTCGGCACCGCCGAGGACGGCAGGATCTTCGCCACGGGGACGGGCGGGACCTATTCCAGCTCGGCGCACTCCTACGTCTGGCAGGAAGCTCGCAAGCTCGCCCTCACTCCGGCCCAGATCGCCTCATCGCTCGCCGCCCGACCGTACGACCTCCGCCACGCGGCGGTCTCGCTCTGGCTGAATGCCGGCGTGCCAGCCGTCGAAGTTGCCAAGCGGGCGGGGCACAGCGTGGACGTCCTGCTTCGGGTCTACGCCAAGTGCATGGACGGCCAGCAAGAACAGATCAATAGCAAGATCAACAGCGCTCTTGATGAATAA
- a CDS encoding NUDIX hydrolase gives MSQRIDYYNDPRAPAANSLVPSVNVVVTNEAGELLLIRRSDNNNWALPGGAIDLGESIPQAAIRETLEETGITCEITGLVGTYSNPGHVIHHTGNDEVRQEFSLVLTARPVSGEPTPSPESREVRWVMPDELDTYDMHRSMRLRIGHFLQGNCPHIG, from the coding sequence GTGAGCCAGCGGATCGACTACTACAACGACCCGAGAGCGCCAGCCGCCAACAGCCTCGTTCCTTCCGTGAATGTCGTCGTCACCAACGAGGCCGGCGAGCTGCTGCTCATCCGCCGCTCCGACAACAACAACTGGGCCCTACCCGGTGGCGCCATCGACCTCGGCGAGTCCATCCCTCAGGCCGCCATCCGCGAGACCCTCGAAGAGACCGGGATCACCTGCGAGATCACGGGGCTGGTCGGCACATACAGCAACCCCGGCCACGTCATTCACCACACCGGCAACGACGAGGTCCGCCAGGAGTTCTCTCTCGTCCTTACGGCGCGACCCGTGAGCGGCGAGCCGACTCCGAGCCCAGAATCCCGAGAGGTGCGCTGGGTGATGCCGGACGAACTCGACACCTACGACATGCACCGCTCCATGCGGCTGAGAATAGGCCACTTCCTGCAGGGCAACTGTCCCCACATCGGCTGA
- a CDS encoding DUF2637 domain-containing protein, with amino-acid sequence MRRLAHWLMDTGPVLVLALIAGAGSFTHIRDTASEHGQSGWMAWAIAVCIDLTCVMAARERQRDKKTGRQRRGPMSWPVLVLTGGIVLSLAANLQQADPTVWGWITAATPAAAFLVAVSMLERRTSGPRPTSFPEASLSPQPDEPPTVPANDRPALAPAVDVDRPGPSPALVDYARRVADEHHARHSKPITRDVLRARLGVSEQLASDLLSICGTFQNHERQSP; translated from the coding sequence ATGCGACGCCTCGCCCACTGGCTGATGGACACCGGCCCCGTCCTCGTCCTGGCCCTCATCGCCGGAGCTGGGTCCTTCACCCACATCCGCGACACCGCCAGCGAACACGGACAGTCCGGCTGGATGGCCTGGGCGATCGCCGTCTGCATCGACCTCACCTGCGTCATGGCCGCCCGCGAGCGGCAGCGCGACAAGAAGACCGGGCGCCAGCGGCGCGGTCCGATGTCCTGGCCGGTCCTCGTCCTGACCGGCGGCATCGTCCTCTCCCTGGCTGCCAACCTGCAACAAGCCGACCCGACCGTCTGGGGCTGGATCACCGCGGCGACTCCGGCAGCGGCTTTCCTCGTCGCAGTCTCCATGCTCGAACGCCGGACGTCGGGCCCTCGTCCCACCTCATTCCCGGAAGCATCGTTGAGTCCTCAGCCCGATGAACCGCCCACCGTTCCCGCCAACGATCGTCCCGCTCTCGCCCCGGCTGTGGACGTGGATCGGCCTGGACCTTCTCCTGCGCTTGTCGACTACGCCCGCCGAGTGGCCGACGAACACCACGCCAGGCACAGCAAGCCCATCACCCGCGACGTCCTCCGCGCCCGCCTGGGCGTCTCCGAGCAACTCGCATCCGACCTGCTCAGCATCTGTGGAACGTTCCAGAATCACGAAAGGCAATCGCCATGA
- a CDS encoding GntR family transcriptional regulator, protein MASTDRRRPYLRIAEDIRRDIASGRYAVGERLPVARELAERYGVAMMTIGNALAVLRDEGLIETRQGAGSFVSRTPDDETAGPTPGEHSEEFRIISEQLSEIRQHMQKLTVRLDELDARTRPDQAEK, encoded by the coding sequence ATGGCATCCACCGACCGACGCCGGCCGTACCTGCGAATCGCCGAGGACATCCGGCGCGACATCGCATCGGGCCGCTACGCGGTCGGCGAGCGCCTCCCCGTGGCCCGCGAGCTGGCCGAACGGTACGGCGTTGCCATGATGACGATCGGCAACGCCCTAGCCGTCCTACGCGACGAAGGACTCATCGAGACCCGCCAGGGAGCCGGCAGCTTCGTCAGCCGGACCCCCGACGACGAGACCGCCGGCCCGACTCCCGGCGAGCACAGCGAAGAGTTCCGCATCATCTCCGAGCAGCTGAGCGAGATCCGTCAGCACATGCAGAAGCTGACAGTCAGGCTGGACGAGCTAGACGCCCGGACTCGTCCTGATCAAGCCGAGAAGTGA
- a CDS encoding helix-turn-helix domain-containing protein, which yields MATEYATQGQRIARARHRKGWDQATLAEKVGRSVSWLSKVENGRLPLDRMSVVGQLAEVLGVEVAELTGQPYQHETTELDSGHAAVPALRLALQQASLPSGVLLGRAREPRPLQELEANVRLAEQLRQDARFTALGEVLPGILTDLIAVTNDSSADRERAEALMLRACHMARVSSNLLGHHDLGWTAVQRELVAAQRVGAPDLVAAASWDLCGVWLHEAQLDPAKDAALSAIDQIEPHVGASDTIKAMWGALHLRAAVAYSRLWDQRESEGHLEEARRVAEVLPRDGNVFQTQFNRVNTTIHAVEVSMELGRPREVISRAEHVEVAQIASSERQAHYWTCTAAGYHMNRKDNQAADALLRADRIAPQHVRNRPLVRNIVRDLRDSGNLHRQREILNLAKAMRLL from the coding sequence GTGGCAACAGAGTACGCGACGCAGGGCCAGCGGATCGCGCGGGCGCGTCACCGCAAGGGGTGGGATCAGGCCACCCTCGCTGAGAAGGTCGGCCGGTCCGTCTCCTGGCTGTCGAAAGTGGAGAACGGGCGGCTGCCGCTGGACCGCATGAGTGTGGTCGGGCAACTCGCCGAGGTGCTCGGGGTGGAGGTCGCCGAGCTCACCGGCCAGCCATACCAGCACGAGACGACGGAACTCGACTCCGGCCACGCGGCGGTGCCGGCGCTCCGGCTCGCGCTTCAACAGGCTTCGCTGCCCAGCGGGGTTCTGCTCGGGAGGGCAAGAGAACCTCGGCCGCTGCAGGAGCTGGAGGCGAACGTGCGCCTCGCCGAGCAGCTGCGCCAGGACGCCAGGTTCACCGCTTTGGGCGAGGTGCTGCCCGGCATCCTCACTGACCTGATCGCCGTTACCAACGACTCGTCAGCCGATCGTGAACGGGCCGAGGCGCTGATGCTGCGGGCCTGCCACATGGCGCGGGTGTCGTCCAACCTACTAGGGCATCATGACCTGGGCTGGACAGCCGTGCAGCGTGAGCTTGTCGCCGCACAACGGGTCGGTGCCCCGGATCTGGTCGCAGCCGCAAGTTGGGACCTCTGTGGTGTATGGCTGCACGAAGCGCAGCTTGACCCGGCCAAGGACGCGGCCCTGTCGGCGATCGACCAGATCGAACCCCACGTAGGCGCGAGCGACACGATCAAGGCGATGTGGGGCGCTCTGCACCTGCGGGCCGCGGTGGCGTACTCGCGGCTGTGGGACCAGCGAGAGTCCGAGGGCCACCTGGAGGAGGCTCGCAGGGTCGCCGAGGTGCTGCCGCGGGACGGCAACGTCTTCCAGACGCAGTTCAACCGGGTGAACACCACGATTCACGCGGTAGAGGTGAGCATGGAGCTGGGCCGGCCCCGCGAGGTCATCTCCCGGGCCGAACACGTCGAAGTCGCCCAGATCGCCTCGTCCGAACGCCAGGCCCACTACTGGACCTGCACCGCGGCGGGCTACCACATGAACAGGAAGGACAACCAAGCGGCAGACGCTCTGCTTCGTGCCGACCGGATCGCGCCTCAGCACGTCCGGAACCGTCCACTGGTCCGCAACATCGTGCGCGACCTGAGGGACAGCGGCAACCTGCATCGTCAGCGCGAGATTCTCAATCTCGCCAAGGCGATGCGGCTGCTGTGA
- a CDS encoding GntR family transcriptional regulator: MARYVEHTRTWEFDEDRSRWEQILEVLNQRIDSGEWGPKFKISEVKLMEEFGVARPTIRKAMERLRSAGKIYTVPNLGSFVKTGSEAE, translated from the coding sequence GTGGCCAGATATGTCGAGCACACGCGCACCTGGGAGTTCGACGAGGACCGTTCCCGTTGGGAGCAGATCCTCGAAGTCCTGAACCAGCGCATCGACTCGGGCGAGTGGGGGCCCAAGTTCAAGATCTCCGAGGTCAAGCTCATGGAAGAGTTCGGAGTCGCCCGCCCCACCATACGCAAGGCCATGGAACGCCTCAGAAGCGCGGGCAAGATCTACACCGTCCCCAACCTGGGCAGCTTCGTCAAAACCGGCAGCGAGGCCGAGTAG
- a CDS encoding AAA family ATPase, with protein sequence MTASEASLPGLPSPADPSDDNAADQLIEHTLLEVTGHPAKAEADILLNGVIDAWRRHQGRGSSKPTLTLVAGYAGSGKTEFSRFLSYLTGWPLLDKDTLTRPLVERLLASLGGDPDDRHTELYLREVRPLEYRCMMETAFDNLSAGTSAILSAPFIAELADPNWVSHLINRCAAGGVDVAVVWVRCDAASMRKHIELRGDPRDAWKLQNWEAYADTLNTETHPSTAHVVVDNRLGTAIALVHQARKKLNRILAGLELP encoded by the coding sequence ATGACCGCATCGGAAGCCAGCCTCCCAGGTCTGCCGTCGCCCGCCGACCCTTCGGACGACAACGCAGCCGACCAGCTGATCGAACACACCCTGCTCGAAGTCACAGGCCACCCAGCCAAGGCCGAGGCGGACATACTCCTCAACGGTGTCATTGACGCGTGGCGACGCCACCAGGGCCGCGGCAGCTCGAAGCCAACCCTCACACTCGTCGCCGGCTACGCCGGATCGGGCAAGACCGAGTTCTCCCGGTTCCTCTCCTATCTCACTGGCTGGCCCCTCCTCGACAAGGACACCTTGACCCGCCCTCTGGTCGAGCGGCTCCTTGCCTCTCTCGGCGGCGACCCTGACGACCGGCACACGGAGCTGTACCTGCGCGAGGTGCGACCGTTGGAGTACCGCTGCATGATGGAGACCGCCTTCGACAACCTGAGCGCGGGGACCTCCGCGATCCTGTCGGCTCCGTTCATCGCCGAGCTGGCCGACCCCAACTGGGTGTCTCACCTGATCAATCGCTGCGCCGCCGGGGGCGTCGACGTGGCGGTGGTGTGGGTGCGATGCGACGCCGCATCCATGCGCAAGCACATCGAACTCCGCGGCGACCCGCGCGATGCGTGGAAGCTCCAGAACTGGGAGGCGTACGCCGACACCCTCAACACCGAGACTCACCCCTCCACCGCCCACGTCGTCGTCGACAATCGGCTCGGCACCGCAATCGCTCTCGTCCACCAAGCACGCAAGAAGCTGAACCGGATCCTCGCGGGACTGGAGCTGCCCTGA
- a CDS encoding SCO3933 family regulatory protein produces the protein MRTIPIPVDTSKLVITCVKAPKPRLLNKDTGEIKTDKHGNTVYEVTVSVEDEFGRIELVKIGTSGEPPISAGQQVNPTGLVGYVWEIAGRWGISYRAAALLPMGTEPLRV, from the coding sequence GTGCGTACCATCCCGATTCCTGTCGACACGTCCAAGCTCGTCATCACCTGCGTGAAGGCGCCCAAGCCGCGCCTGCTCAACAAGGACACCGGAGAGATCAAGACCGACAAGCACGGCAACACCGTCTACGAAGTCACCGTCTCGGTCGAGGACGAGTTCGGCCGGATCGAGCTCGTCAAGATCGGCACCTCGGGGGAGCCCCCGATCAGCGCCGGTCAGCAGGTCAACCCGACCGGCCTGGTCGGGTACGTCTGGGAGATCGCCGGCCGGTGGGGCATCTCCTACCGCGCCGCCGCGCTCCTACCGATGGGCACGGAGCCGCTCCGTGTCTGA
- a CDS encoding helix-turn-helix transcriptional regulator: MSRSDELLTVPQVLDELGGVSRRTFYRWRELGRAPVCVQLPNLELRVWRSDLIAWLDSRREAA, from the coding sequence ATGAGCAGAAGCGACGAGCTGCTGACCGTTCCTCAGGTCCTCGACGAACTGGGCGGAGTCTCCCGCCGCACCTTCTACCGCTGGCGCGAACTCGGCCGTGCGCCGGTCTGCGTGCAACTGCCCAACCTCGAACTCCGCGTCTGGCGGAGCGACCTCATCGCCTGGCTCGACTCTCGACGGGAGGCCGCATGA
- a CDS encoding FtsK/SpoIIIE domain-containing protein, with amino-acid sequence MSDTTLIMLGVLAASAAGLWAWRRWHFPSFWLVVAFPFVAISVRASWRKVALGCNLTKKRQRFWFTTVPGLVASTGVVRVRRKWQRIAVDTKPFMWLPKPTRYGWRVTLHTLEGQIPADYSDAAERLAHSWGIHAVRVSSPRPGRVVLSATVRDPLVRVENLPTSPELLKVIVGRLETGGPWIIDFKTVPHYINAGATQSGKSNLANALVQGLAPQPVALVGFDLKGGVEFTPYSPRLSALGTTRSECTALLDDLVGLMTARMALCREAGARNIWQLPDEQRPVPVVVLVDELAELYLMADKSEKDEIAKTSTALLRVAQLGRAFGIYLFCCGQRIGSDLGPGVTALRAQCSGRICHRVNDPETATMTLGDLDPAALASARAIPAETPGVAIVASQDGQWYRARSFYVSEQAAELAATTYTDRTPTWADIVAGHTTSPTDADLAEFLDSIPDPRKA; translated from the coding sequence GTGTCTGACACCACGCTCATCATGCTCGGAGTCCTGGCCGCTTCGGCGGCCGGGCTCTGGGCCTGGCGCCGCTGGCATTTCCCGTCGTTCTGGCTCGTGGTGGCCTTCCCGTTCGTCGCGATCAGCGTACGGGCCAGCTGGCGCAAGGTCGCACTCGGCTGCAACCTCACCAAGAAGCGGCAGCGCTTCTGGTTCACCACCGTCCCCGGCCTGGTCGCCTCGACCGGCGTCGTCCGCGTCCGGCGCAAGTGGCAGCGCATCGCCGTGGACACCAAGCCGTTCATGTGGCTGCCCAAGCCCACCCGCTACGGCTGGCGGGTCACCCTGCACACTCTTGAGGGCCAGATTCCCGCCGACTACTCCGACGCCGCCGAACGGCTCGCCCACTCCTGGGGCATCCACGCGGTCCGCGTCTCGTCCCCTCGTCCCGGACGGGTCGTTCTGTCCGCCACCGTCCGCGATCCACTCGTCCGGGTCGAGAACTTGCCGACCTCGCCCGAACTGCTCAAGGTCATCGTCGGACGCCTGGAGACTGGCGGCCCCTGGATCATCGACTTCAAGACCGTCCCGCACTACATCAACGCCGGAGCCACACAGTCAGGCAAGTCCAACCTCGCCAACGCCCTGGTCCAAGGACTCGCGCCACAGCCGGTCGCGCTGGTCGGCTTCGACCTCAAGGGCGGCGTGGAGTTCACCCCGTACAGTCCTCGCCTCTCGGCGCTGGGCACCACACGAAGTGAATGCACCGCGTTGCTCGATGACCTCGTTGGTCTGATGACCGCCCGCATGGCCCTGTGCCGTGAGGCCGGCGCCCGCAACATCTGGCAACTCCCGGACGAGCAGCGGCCCGTGCCTGTCGTCGTCCTGGTCGATGAGTTGGCTGAGCTGTACCTGATGGCCGACAAGAGCGAGAAGGACGAGATCGCCAAGACCTCGACGGCGCTCCTCCGGGTGGCGCAGCTCGGGCGAGCTTTCGGCATCTACCTGTTCTGCTGCGGCCAACGCATCGGCTCCGACCTCGGCCCCGGCGTCACCGCCCTCCGCGCCCAGTGCTCCGGCCGCATCTGCCACCGCGTCAACGACCCCGAGACCGCCACCATGACCCTCGGCGACCTCGATCCCGCCGCCCTCGCCTCGGCTCGCGCCATCCCCGCCGAGACGCCGGGCGTCGCGATCGTCGCCTCCCAGGACGGCCAGTGGTACCGCGCCCGTTCCTTCTACGTCAGCGAGCAGGCCGCCGAACTCGCCGCCACCACCTACACCGACCGAACGCCCACCTGGGCGGACATCGTCGCCGGCCACACCACCTCACCGACCGACGCCGACCTCGCCGAGTTCCTCGACTCCATCCCGGACCCGCGGAAGGCCTGA